A window from Dysidea avara chromosome 2, odDysAvar1.4, whole genome shotgun sequence encodes these proteins:
- the LOC136247916 gene encoding uncharacterized protein — translation MATRGGIGEFSGEAADWESYIERLENYFVAHEITDAANLVVPQKPNEVEYAALVKRINEHFVPKSSVIVQRFKFNTCVRQVGESVLTFVAHLRALSEHCEFGDTLEDMLRDRLICGIADSRMQRAMLAEQKLKFARAFELTQTMESADRDTRKLQSNTSVHLLTDKSTTTKPCYCCGERHHPSSCRFVDAICHACKKTGHISKVCRSKRKTTAAGGNTTKTGGTKSNTSTSVSQSSKSSTQSEPKAALTLTATPEDVYTMFSIHGPGHAPFYVTLAVDGHEL, via the exons ATGGCAACACGTGGAGGAATTGGTGAATTCTCAGGAGAAGCTGCAGACTGGGAGAGCTACATAGAGAGACTTGAGAATTATTTCGTAGCACATGAAATCACTGATGCCGCCAA TCTCGTGGTGCCACAGAAGCCAAACGAAGTGGAATACGCTGCTCTAGTCAAACGGATCAACGAACACTTTGTTCCCAAGTCCTCCGTCATTGTTCAGAGGTTCAAGTTCAATACCTGCGTGAGGCAGGTTGGTGAGTCTGTATTGACGTTTGTGGCACACTTGCGCGCTCTTTCAGAACATTGTGAATTTGGCGACACATTAGAGGACATGCTTAGAGATCGTCTCATCTGTGGTATAGCCGATAGCCGAATGCAGCGTGCCATGCTAGCAGAGCAGAAACTGAAGTTTGCCAGGGCTTTTGAACTCACTCAAACCATGGAGTCTGCAGACCGGGACACACGAAAGTTACAGTCCAACACTTCAGTGCACTTGTTGACGGACAAATCAACAACAACTAAGCCTTGTTACTGTTGTGGCGAACGACATCACCCATCATCTTGTCGTTTTGTGGATGCTATCTGTCATGCTTGCAAGAAGACAGGCCATATCTCTAAGGTGTGCCGAAGTAAACGGAAAACCACAGCAGCTGGAGGCAACACAACTAAGACAGGAGGTACAAAAAGTAACACTTCAACCTCGGTCAGTCAATCTTCTAAGTCATCCACACAGTCTGAACCTAAGGCAGCTCTTACTCTCACTGCCACACCAGAAGATGTTTATACAATGTTTAGTATTCATGGACCAGGACATGCACCATTCTATGTAACTTTAGCAGTTGATGGTCATGAGCTTTAA
- the LOC136247915 gene encoding uncharacterized protein, translating into MTSVHGAIAPFDPDTDKRTEYIKHLQFYFTTNNIRDGPKQKAILLSNCGASTFRILRSIVLPDALMDVTFTTLVNKMKEHWEPKSSVIVQCFQFNSRQRASNETVAEYMAALRKLAEHCNYGHSLNEMLGDRLVCRIANPTIQKRLLAEPDLTLDKAVSMAQAAELADKGAKELQAGDDKSLKDVHKVSSSSQQRGSHSKDTPPRDKSIGNCYRCGGKHSQLTCHFKSETCHFCDKKGHCDILNIM; encoded by the coding sequence ATGACTTCTGTTCATGGCGCCATTGCCCCATTTGACCCTGACACCGACAAACGGACTGAATACATCAAACATTTACAGTTTTATTTCACCACGAACAATATCAGGGATGGACCGAAACAAAAAGCGATTTTACTGAGTAACTGTGGTGCATCAACATTTCGTATACTGAGAAGTATAGTGCTTCCTGATGCCCTCATGGATGTTACTTTCACAACCCTGGTCAACAAGATGAAAGAGCACTGGGAGCCCAAGTCTTCCGTCATTGTTCAATGCTTTCAGTTCAACTCTCGACAACGTGCATCTAATGAAACTGTCGCAGAGTACATGGCAGCACTCCGAAAGCTAGCAGAACATTGTAATTATGGACATTCTCTAAATGAAATGTTAGGTGATCGGTTAGTCTGCAGGATAGCAAACCCTACAATTCAGAAACGTTTACTTGCTGAACCTGATTTGACTCTGGATAAGGCTGTGTCAATGGCACAAGCAGCAGAACTTGCTGATAAGGGAGCTAAGGAACTCCAAGCTGGTGACGACAAGAGTCTCAAAGACGTTCACAAAGTTTCCAGTAGTAGTCAACAGAGAGGATCACATTCCAAGGACACTCCCCCAAGAGACAAGTCAATTGGTAACTGTTACCGATGTGGTGGCAAGCACAGTCAGTTGacatgccatttcaaatcaGAAACATGTCATTTCTGTGACAAGAAAGGTCACTGTGATATTCTTAATATCATGTGA
- the LOC136247913 gene encoding uncharacterized protein, whose product MDRKLRLEAYWRLEHWLLVTRKWEQELSGPLQLPQQAMTANLHVAIFHCTSQSLGEDMCLWNSESISTTDKHLTDTFLQQYMKTHIRVRPNGTYSLRFPWKENHPLYPPTFQYVPDEPDQEGKGFIEQVPETDCTSHAHYIPHHPVRKESSTTPIRIVYNCSCKQSHGSPSLNDCLHAGPPFLNDLSAILLRFRQHNLAFTADIEKEFLHVFLDETDRDYTRFLWLSDPNNSYSSFVTHCFKVVLFGATSSPFMLNATLKFHLTQNANATCEDLLHNLYVDNLVSGCDSEEVAIQYFTLSRLILNSAGFNLRSWSSNCSLLQTTASQHKVAEHNNPVKVLARLFLQQLWQDHIGWDTVLSDLHTRWKVIADAITGVTTLSFPYKYTTSLLTPHTFLHVFADASLKAYGAVAYIQQDQGSPSLVMSKSRAVPLKQLTLPRLELKAAVLAAKLSSFVKTSLNLDCAVQLWSDRPIVLHWIASHKQLQPFVNHRVEEIRAISSCWKYCPSADNPADLLTRGITAEQLKSSDLWVHGPTWLPIQPAWPTWDPTEVLLTCLELGCADHMHSDQIESSQGPLATIARIVDTNNYGNLPKLLAHEQFSAEFQNLQSQSQRLSLVQQLRLFLDKDMLLRCGRQRVRSLLCKCVTCKRVAGKPYAAPDPPPLVKDRLNASRPFEVTGVDYTGALYVRSNTGEQKAFRRFVSRRSLPRLMLSDNASTYQAAAEELQKLFTSAELAEDLARRGVKWHFIPKRAPWFGGFWERLIGLTKSSLKKVLSRTHATLESLQTIIVEVEAVLNNRPLTYVSPDVEDMEPITPSHLLHGRPIVSLPHYDVQDDELTDPTYGETVDINRSAKAVKVDDTVLIHDDTPRVQWKLAVIEQVNKGADGLIRSANVRTSTERTNRPIARLYPLEVTATEIPTTTKISGSCDNLREQSAIPALQPQGRPVRQAALQGRQKVQQWTHSLLGPPEDVKYC is encoded by the exons ATGGATAGAAAACTGAGACTGGAGGCGTACTGGAGGTTGGAACACTGGCTTCTGGTGACGAGGAAGTGGGAACAGGAACTGTCAGGCCCACTCCAGCTACCACAGCAAGCCATGACAGCCAATCTACATGTTGCCATCTTTCACTGTACCAGTCAGTCTCTAGGTGAAGATATGTGTCTGTGGAATTCAGAGTCTATCAGTACTACTGACAAACACCTGACTGATACCTTTCTTCAACAGTACATGAAGACTCACATTAGAGTACGTCCAAATGGGACATACAGCTTGCGTTTTCCATGGAAGGAAAACCACCCCCTCTACCCTCCAACTTTTCAGTATGTTCCAGATGAACCAG ATCAAGAAGGGAAGGGCTTTATTGAACAGGTACCTGAAACTGACTGTACAAGCCATGCACATTACATCCCTCACCATCCTGTGAGGAAGGAGTCATCCACTACCCCGATACGGATAGTGTACAACTGCAGCTGTAAGCAGTCCCATGGCTCCCCTAGCTTAAATGATTGTCTTCACGCAGGACCCCCCTTTCTTAATGACCTCAGTGCCATTCTGCTGCGGTTCCGACAACACAATCTTGCCTTTACAGCAGATATTGAGAAGGAGTTTCTACATGTTTTCCTGGATGAGACCGACCGGGACTACACAAGGTTTCTATGGCTGTCAGACCCCAACAATTCATATAGTTCCTTTGTCACTCACTGCTTTAAGGTAGTGTTGTTTGGAGCCACCAGCTCCCCTTTTATGCTGAATGCCACCCTAAAGTTTCACCTGACTCAGAACGCTAATGCTACATGTGAGGATCTACTCCACAACTTGTATGTGGACAATTTGGTGTCTGGATGTGACAGTGAAGAGGTAGCGATCCAGTACTTCACACTATCCCGATTGATACTAAATAGTGCTGGATTCAATTTACGTTCATGGTCCTCGAATTGCTCACTTCTCCAAACTACTGCGTCTCAACACAAGGTTGCTGAACACAACAACCCAGTGAAGGTACTTG CCAGACTGTTTCTTCAACAGTTGTGGCAAGATCACATTGGTTGGGACACCGTATTGAGTGATCTTCATACTAGATGGAAGGTGATTGCAGATGCCATCACAGGAGTCACCACATTATCGTTTCCCTATAAGTACACCACTTCATTGTTAACACCTCACACCTTCCTCCATGTCTTCGCTGATGCCAGCCTTAAGGCTTATGGAGCTGTAGCATACATCCAACAGGACCAAGGTTCACCCTCACTTGTGATGTCAAAGTCAAGGGCAGTCCCACTCAAGCAACTCACCCTGCCAAGGCTTGAGTTGAAGGCTGCTGTGCTTGCAGCCAAGCTTAGCTCCTTTGTCAAGACATCCTTGAACCTTGACTGTGCTGTGCAGCTTTGGTCAGATCGTCCGATTGTACTGCATTGGATAGCCAGCCATAAGCAACTACAGCCTTTCGTCAATCACAGGGTTGAAGAGATTCGTGCCATCTCTTCCTGCTGGAAGTACTGCCCTTCAGCAGACAACCCAGCTGACCTCTTGACTAGAGGCATTACCGCTGAGCAGCTCAAGTCGTCAGATCTTTGGGTACATGGCCCAACATGGTTGCCTATACAGCCTGCCTGGCCAACCTGGGACCCTACAGAAGTTCTACTCACCTGTCTAGAACTAGGATGTGCTGACCATATGCACAGTGATCAGATTGAGTCTAGTCAGGGTCCACTAGCCACAATAGCAAGAATCGTCGACACCAACAACTACGGCAACCTACCCAAGCTGCTAGCG CATGAGCAGTTCTCAGCAGAATTCCAGAATTTGCAGTCACAGTCACAGCGACTCTCACTGGTACAACAGCTGAGATTGTTTCTAGACAAGGACATGCTACTTAGGTGTG GCAGGCAGCGAGTACGGTCACTGCTTTGCAAGTGTGTCACCTGCAAGAGAGTTGCAGGTAAACCTTATGCTGCTCCAGATCCCCCACCACTAGTCAAGGATCGACTGAATGCCTCACGCCCATTTGAGGTTACTGGTGTGGATTATACAGGAGCTCTGTATGTCCGGAGCAACACTGGAGAGCAGAAG GCATTCCGCAGATTTGTTAGCCGGAGATCACTACCTAGATTGATGTTGTCGGACAATGCGTCCACCTACCAAGCTGCGGCGGAGGAGCTGCAGAAGTTATTCACATCTGCAGAATTAGCTGAGGACTTAGCCAGAAGAGGGGTCAAGTGGCACTTTATTCCTAAGAGAGCTCCCTGGTTTGGAGGATTCTGGGAACGGTTGATAGGCCTCACCAAATCATCACTGAAGAAGGTATTGAGTAGAACACATGCTACCCTGGAAAGCCTCCAAACCATAATAGTTGAGGTGGAAGCTGTACTTAACAACAGACCCCTCACCTATGTGTCACCTGATGTTGAGGATATGGAACCGATTACACCATCCCATTTGCTACATGGTAGACCAATTGTTTCTCTACCCCACTATGATGTCCAGGACGATGAGCTGACTGATCCAACATATGGAGAGACTGTGGACATCAACAGAAGTGCTAAG GCAGTAAAGGTGGATGATACCGTTCTAATTCATGATGATACCCCCAGAGTGCAATGGAAGTTAGCTGTGATTGAACAGGTCAACAAGGGAGCTGACGGACTCATTCGCTCAGCAAATGTTAGAACCTCTACAGAGAGAACTAATCGGCCGATAGCAAGATTATATCCATTGGAAGTCACAGCCACAGAAATACCCACAACAACGAAGATATCTGGATCATGTGATAACCTGAGAGAGCAGTCAGCAATACCAGCCCTGCAACCTCAAGGGAGACCAGTTCGGCAAGCTGCCCTGCAGGGACGTCAAAAAGTACAGCAATGGACTCACTCCTTGCTCGGCCCCCCGGAAGATGTCAAGTATTGTTGA